One part of the Mycolicibacterium aromaticivorans JS19b1 = JCM 16368 genome encodes these proteins:
- a CDS encoding MBL fold metallo-hydrolase has protein sequence MRLKLGRPDIGQYRDRFDVPEADPDTALSVTWLGVSTLLVDDGTSSLLTDGFFSRPPMLDVGLRRLAPSASRIDYCLNRANINRLAAVLPVHTHYDHAMDSALVAARTGARLIGGESAANIARGYRLSDDQIIVAASGEELALGPFTVTLIESHHCPPDRFPGTITAPVVPPVKASAFRCGEAWSTLIHHAPSDRRLLIQGSAGFLDGALDGRRADIVYLGVGQLGVQPRAYIEQYWEQTVRAVGARRVVLIHWDDFFRPLTEPLIALPYAGDDLNATMRVLSGLAERDSVALHLPTVWQREDPWA, from the coding sequence ATGCGGCTCAAACTCGGAAGGCCCGATATCGGCCAATACCGCGACCGCTTCGACGTCCCCGAAGCCGACCCGGACACCGCGCTATCGGTCACCTGGCTGGGGGTGTCGACGCTCCTCGTCGACGACGGCACCTCGTCGCTGCTGACCGACGGCTTCTTCTCCCGCCCGCCGATGCTGGATGTCGGGCTGCGCCGGCTGGCGCCGTCGGCATCCCGAATCGACTACTGCCTCAACCGGGCCAACATCAACCGGCTGGCCGCCGTGCTGCCCGTGCACACTCACTACGATCACGCCATGGACTCCGCCCTCGTCGCGGCCCGCACCGGCGCCCGGCTGATCGGCGGCGAGTCGGCTGCGAATATTGCTCGGGGATATCGACTTTCGGACGACCAGATCATCGTCGCGGCATCCGGGGAAGAGCTGGCACTCGGCCCGTTCACCGTGACACTCATCGAATCGCACCACTGCCCGCCGGACCGCTTCCCCGGCACCATCACCGCACCCGTCGTGCCGCCGGTGAAAGCCTCGGCGTTCCGCTGCGGCGAGGCGTGGTCGACCCTGATCCACCATGCACCCAGCGATCGGCGGCTGCTCATCCAAGGCAGCGCCGGCTTCCTGGACGGCGCCCTCGACGGCCGTCGCGCCGACATCGTCTACCTGGGTGTCGGCCAGCTCGGTGTGCAACCCCGGGCCTACATCGAGCAGTACTGGGAGCAGACGGTCAGGGCGGTCGGGGCGCGCCGCGTCGTGCTGATCCACTGGGACGACTTCTTCCGCCCGCTCACCGAGCCGCTGATCGCGCTGCCGTACGCCGGCGACGACCTGAACGCGACCATGCGAGTTCTGTCGGGCCTGGCCGAGCGTGACAGCGTCGCACTGCATCTGCCGACGGTGTGGCAACGCGAAGACCCGTGGGCCTGA